Genomic window (Microbacterium oxydans):
AACTACATCCCGAACCTGATCCTCCCGCAGGGCGAGGGCGGCGTGGTCACGCCCGAACAGGTGAAGGACATCGCCGCGAACACCACCGGCGTCCTGAGCATCACGGGTCTGATCGCCCTGGGCACCGTCATCTGGACGGCGATCGGGTGGGTCACGTTCTCGCGCCGCGCGACCAGGGACATCTTCGGTCTCCCGCCGGACCGCCGCAGCTACGTGATCCTGAAGGCCCGCGACCTGCTCGCGGCCGTGATCTTCGGTGCCGCGCTCGTCGCCGGCTCGCTCCTCAGCTCCGCCAGCGCGGCGGTGCTGAGCTGGCTCCTCAGCCTGCTCGGCTGGGACTCCGGCTCCGACGGCGTCAACATCAGCATCCGCATCGGCACCGTCCTGGTGTCGTTCGCCCTGATGTCGGCGGCTCTCGCGGCGATGGTCCGCTTCCTCACCGGGACGTCGCTGCGCTGGCGCACGATCTGGCCCGGAGCCCTCCTCGGCGGCGGCGCGATGACGATCCTGCAGTACGGAGCGGGTTTCCTGCTGAGCTACACGCCCTCCAATCCCCTGCTCGCCACCTTCGCCATCTTCATCGGTCTCCTGCTGTGGTTCCGCGTCAACGGCGTGGTGATGCTCGTCGCCTCCTCCTGGATCGCCGTGTCCGCGCAGGATCGCGACCTCCCCCTCCTCCCCCAGACGGAGGCGGAGCGTCGGCAGGCCGAGTACCAGGCGCTGCTGACGGCGGCGAGGATCCGCGTGCGCCGGGCCCACGCCGCCCGCGCGGCCGCCCCGTGGTACCGCGCCTGGTCCGCGGAGAGGGCCGTGCGCGCCGCGGAGGACGAGCTCCACGACCTCGAGGCCTCCCCTCCCCCTCCCGCACCGTCGAACACCCCCCTGGCGCAGCGCCTCCTGTCGGAGCTGAACCGCTCGGGAAAGGATGTCGGCGGCGCTCGTTAGGCTTGTCGGTATGCCTCATCTGCGTATCGCCACGGTCAATGTCAACGGAATCCGAGCGGCGGCTCGCAACGGGATGAGCTCCTGGCTGGATGCCGCCGATGTCGACATCCTCACGCTCCAGGAGGTCCGCGGGCAGGACGAGCACCTGGAAGCCGCGCTGCCGGGCTGGTCCATCGTCCATGACGAGGCCACCGCCAAGGGCCGCGCCGGGGTCGCGATCGCCAGCCGCACGCCCGCCCTCGCCACGCGCACCGCATTCGGGCCCGAGGACTTCGACTCCAAGGGACGCTGGATCGAGGCGGACTTCCTGATCGGCGACCGCCCGCTCACCGTCGTCAGCGCCTACGTCCACTCCGGTGAGGCCGACACCCCGAAACAGGACGAGAAGTGGAAGTTCCTCGACGCGTTCGGCACGCGGCTCGGAGAACTCGGCGCCGACGGCGCCCTCGCCCTCGTGACCGGCGACCTGAACGTCGGGCACCGCGAGCTCGACATCAAGAACTGGCGCGGCAACCGCAAGAAGGCCGGGTTCCTTCCTCGCGAGCGCGCGTACTTCGATCGGTTCCTCGGCGAGGCCGGCTCGGAGGTCTCCGGTGTCGACGGCACCGTGGGCACCGGCCTCGGCTGGATCGACGTGGGGCGGAAGTTCCACGGCGAGGTCGACGGACCGTACACCTGGTGGTCGATGCGCGGGCAGGCGTTCGACAACGACTCCGGGTGGCGCATCGACTACCACCTGGCGACGCCTGCACTCGCCGAGCGTGTGGAGACCTACCACGTCGCGCGCGCTGCGGCCTATGACCAGCGCTGGAGCGACCACGCGCCCGTCGTCGTCGACTACCGCTACTGAGCGGCGCCGGGGGTGGCATCCGCGTAGCGGTACCATCCCCGGTACTCCAGGACGGTCCCGAGCACGGGACTCGTCGCGCGCATCTCGATGGTGCGTCGGTCGTGAGTGCCGTCCCAGCCGTCGACGAGATCGACGTCGATGCGGAGAATCCCGCGCAGCGCGATCCTGCATCGGCCGAGACGCAGCGCGACGGCCCGAGTGCGCATACGCAGTGCACCGTCATCGGTCACCGAGCACTCCTCGAGCATCTCGACCCGACCCCTCGACCCCAGCGCATTCTGGACGAGGCCGGGATGTCCCGTCGCGAAGAGCCGGTCGACGACGTGCTGTGTCGTGTCGGCGAAACGGAACTCCCGGACCGTGTCGAGCGTCGGCCGTCCCGAGGGCGATCGACCGGACACGGTATCGATCCGGAAGGGTACGTCGCGGCCGAACCGCGTGACGAGCAGCCGCGGCCCGACGAGGGGCGACGCGAGGGCGGCGAGGCGCCCGAACCGGCTGCCGGCGACCGCGAAGACCCCCTCGGCTCCGTCGTTCCTCGCCTCGACGCGCATCTGCGCCAGGAGCTCGGGATGAAGCCTCTCCGCCTCCTCCCCCAGCGCTTCGAGAAAGGCGGCTCCGCTCGCGGTCACTCGCGGATCTCCTCGCGGTACGGCTTGACGGTCTCCGGAGCCGGTCCGCCGACGAACTCGCAGGTGAAGGCACCGCGGTAGCCGAAAAGGAACCCGAAGACATCGTTGTGGATCTCGAGGTCGATCAGATACCGTTCCTGCTCGTCGTCGTAGCGCTCGATGAGCCGAGCGCGCCCGCTGAAGAGCATCGGGAAGCGGAAGGCGATGGGCCCCTCGTAGAAGCGCTGTGCGCCCGAGGTGAGCAGGAGCCCGCCGTCGTTGGTGACGGCCAGATCGAGGTCGACGGCCAGGTGCTGGTGCGTACCCAGGTAGTCGACCACCCGTCGACGCGCGTCGCTGTAGATCATGGTCGCGTCGAATCGGCGGCGGCGGCCGGGGCGCACGTCCATCGTCCGCACGAAGGTCACGGTCTCGCGACCGAAGTCGTCGACGTAGGCCAAGTTGTCGATCCGGAACGGCACGTCCCGCCCCCGCTCGGGGAACAGGATGTTGCGGAACGTGCCGATCAGCAGGAAAGGCAGGGTCCACCACGGGCCTCGCCGGACCTCGGACATCACCCCGCGTCCGATGCAGCCGTATCCGGCGTCCACGCCGACCCCGAAGCGGCGCTGCAGCTGCGGATGGAGGCGCGCGAAGTCGTCTCCCAGTGCGCGCTCGAAGATCCCGGTCCCGGTCGTCATGCGATCTCCTCGAGGGATACCGGTGCGTCCTCCATGATGGTCCGCCCGGTGCGCCGGGGGCGCGAGAGGCAGTTGCGTGCGCGTGGTCGGTACCCGCGCCGGAGCGACCGCCAGCCGCTGGTCTCCTCCGGAGGTATGCCCAGCTCGGCCCACAACCGGAGACGATCGAAGCTGCGGGCGGTGAGCCACCAGACGAACCGTCGGGTCACCAGCGGATCGAGAACGCGTCCCAACCATCCCCATCCCGGTGCGTAG
Coding sequences:
- a CDS encoding YihY/virulence factor BrkB family protein encodes the protein MSEPDGSATESGRLDAAVERATALTQRTLGLFPVRVWRHFLQHNGFLLAAGVSYQALFAIFAAIYLAFAIAGLWLGGSEEAVDGLIDMINNYIPNLILPQGEGGVVTPEQVKDIAANTTGVLSITGLIALGTVIWTAIGWVTFSRRATRDIFGLPPDRRSYVILKARDLLAAVIFGAALVAGSLLSSASAAVLSWLLSLLGWDSGSDGVNISIRIGTVLVSFALMSAALAAMVRFLTGTSLRWRTIWPGALLGGGAMTILQYGAGFLLSYTPSNPLLATFAIFIGLLLWFRVNGVVMLVASSWIAVSAQDRDLPLLPQTEAERRQAEYQALLTAARIRVRRAHAARAAAPWYRAWSAERAVRAAEDELHDLEASPPPPAPSNTPLAQRLLSELNRSGKDVGGAR
- a CDS encoding exodeoxyribonuclease III, which gives rise to MPHLRIATVNVNGIRAAARNGMSSWLDAADVDILTLQEVRGQDEHLEAALPGWSIVHDEATAKGRAGVAIASRTPALATRTAFGPEDFDSKGRWIEADFLIGDRPLTVVSAYVHSGEADTPKQDEKWKFLDAFGTRLGELGADGALALVTGDLNVGHRELDIKNWRGNRKKAGFLPRERAYFDRFLGEAGSEVSGVDGTVGTGLGWIDVGRKFHGEVDGPYTWWSMRGQAFDNDSGWRIDYHLATPALAERVETYHVARAAAYDQRWSDHAPVVVDYRY
- a CDS encoding DUF4166 domain-containing protein, with protein sequence MTASGAAFLEALGEEAERLHPELLAQMRVEARNDGAEGVFAVAGSRFGRLAALASPLVGPRLLVTRFGRDVPFRIDTVSGRSPSGRPTLDTVREFRFADTTQHVVDRLFATGHPGLVQNALGSRGRVEMLEECSVTDDGALRMRTRAVALRLGRCRIALRGILRIDVDLVDGWDGTHDRRTIEMRATSPVLGTVLEYRGWYRYADATPGAAQ
- a CDS encoding DUF4166 domain-containing protein, yielding MTTGTGIFERALGDDFARLHPQLQRRFGVGVDAGYGCIGRGVMSEVRRGPWWTLPFLLIGTFRNILFPERGRDVPFRIDNLAYVDDFGRETVTFVRTMDVRPGRRRRFDATMIYSDARRRVVDYLGTHQHLAVDLDLAVTNDGGLLLTSGAQRFYEGPIAFRFPMLFSGRARLIERYDDEQERYLIDLEIHNDVFGFLFGYRGAFTCEFVGGPAPETVKPYREEIRE